One genomic window of Bradyrhizobium sp. B124 includes the following:
- a CDS encoding cupin domain-containing protein — MSSMAMTPSVSCARPPRPVLLAVIAGLASAFVIGKALPTPMDAISAVIAPLCASANAASPLDKVEVITSHALPNVAGKRVTVVRVFYGPGGFTPPHRHSGSVTAYITKGEIRSQLGGGPVETFKVGQSFFEPPGSTHMVSANASTTEPAELIAVFVADEGAQLTTMLE, encoded by the coding sequence ATGAGTTCGATGGCGATGACACCATCTGTTTCATGCGCGCGGCCGCCGCGGCCGGTCTTGCTGGCCGTGATCGCGGGACTGGCTTCGGCCTTCGTGATCGGCAAGGCGCTGCCGACCCCGATGGACGCGATCTCCGCGGTGATTGCGCCACTCTGCGCGAGTGCCAATGCGGCGTCGCCGCTCGACAAGGTCGAGGTCATCACCTCGCATGCGTTGCCGAACGTGGCGGGCAAGCGCGTCACCGTCGTACGCGTGTTCTATGGTCCCGGCGGCTTCACGCCGCCGCACCGCCATTCCGGCTCGGTGACGGCCTACATCACCAAGGGCGAGATCCGTTCCCAGCTCGGCGGCGGCCCGGTCGAGACCTTCAAGGTCGGCCAGTCCTTCTTCGAGCCGCCGGGCTCGACCCACATGGTCTCGGCCAATGCGAGCACCACGGAGCCGGCGGAACTGATCGCGGTGTTCGTCGCGGACGAAGGCGCGCAGCTGACCACGATGCTGGAATAG
- a CDS encoding dihydrodipicolinate synthase family protein: MVNLKGLSAFPITPSNRDGQVDAGALRALLEPLIAAKVDSIGLLGSTGSYPYFNRDERRRAVQVAAALAGGKTPILVGVGALRTDDAVKLAQDARDAGAAAGLLAPVSYTPLTDDEVFEHFQTVARESGLPICIYDNPGTTHFRFTPALVGRLSHVAGILAVKSPALDASALSGHIAELRAVVPSGFSLGYSADWNCTEALLAGGETWYSVLAGVFPKVCVDIVRAVASGDAARARQLDARLQPVWQLFKTFSSLRVAYAIANLRGICAAEPPRPILPLPPDAQKQVGEMLAGMEIG, from the coding sequence ATGGTCAATCTCAAGGGGCTTTCCGCCTTTCCGATCACGCCCTCGAACAGAGATGGGCAGGTCGATGCGGGAGCGCTTCGCGCATTGCTGGAGCCCCTGATCGCGGCGAAGGTGGATTCGATCGGTCTACTCGGAAGCACCGGCTCATATCCGTATTTCAACCGCGATGAGCGGCGGCGTGCCGTGCAGGTGGCGGCCGCCCTGGCAGGTGGCAAGACGCCGATCCTGGTCGGCGTCGGCGCGCTGCGCACCGATGATGCGGTGAAACTGGCGCAGGATGCGCGCGATGCCGGCGCGGCGGCAGGCCTGCTGGCGCCGGTTTCCTATACGCCGCTGACCGATGATGAGGTGTTCGAGCACTTTCAAACGGTGGCGCGTGAAAGCGGATTGCCGATCTGCATCTACGACAATCCGGGCACGACGCATTTTCGATTCACGCCGGCTCTGGTCGGCCGCTTGAGTCATGTTGCGGGAATCCTGGCGGTGAAGAGTCCCGCGCTGGACGCTTCCGCGCTGTCGGGCCATATCGCTGAATTGCGCGCCGTCGTGCCGAGCGGCTTCTCGTTGGGGTACAGTGCCGACTGGAATTGCACCGAAGCGCTGCTGGCGGGTGGCGAGACCTGGTACAGCGTTCTCGCAGGAGTTTTCCCCAAGGTCTGCGTCGACATCGTCCGTGCCGTGGCAAGTGGCGATGCCGCCAGGGCGCGGCAGCTCGACGCGCGGCTGCAACCGGTCTGGCAGCTGTTCAAGACATTCTCCAGCCTGCGGGTCGCCTACGCGATCGCCAATCTCAGAGGGATCTGTGCGGCCGAGCCTCCGCGTCCGATCCTGCCGTTGCCCCCGGACGCCCAGAAGCAGGTCGGTGAGATGTTGGCCGGAATGGAGATCGGCTGA
- a CDS encoding chorismate mutase translates to MRLPVVLLTLLIPAVAWAEEPATNAPALWGSPTVDNGACCKTLGEVRSNIDRLDREIVRLMAERGRYVHEAARFKANPAQVEAPERAEAVVKKAMALAEADGLSPKVAEAAYRAMVRAFIDYEQGIFADAAARGDAPWKK, encoded by the coding sequence ATGCGATTGCCGGTGGTTCTGTTGACGCTTCTGATCCCTGCGGTGGCGTGGGCCGAGGAGCCTGCGACCAACGCGCCGGCGTTGTGGGGCAGTCCCACCGTCGACAACGGCGCCTGCTGCAAGACGCTTGGCGAGGTGCGCAGCAATATCGACCGGCTCGACCGCGAGATCGTGCGCCTGATGGCCGAGCGCGGCCGCTACGTCCATGAAGCCGCCCGCTTCAAGGCCAACCCCGCGCAGGTCGAGGCGCCGGAGCGCGCCGAGGCTGTCGTGAAGAAGGCGATGGCGCTTGCGGAAGCAGACGGGCTCTCGCCCAAGGTCGCGGAAGCCGCCTATCGCGCAATGGTGCGCGCCTTCATCGACTACGAGCAGGGCATCTTTGCGGACGCTGCGGCACGCGGCGATGCACCCTGGAAGAAATAG
- a CDS encoding Hsp20 family protein: MRTYDFSPLFRSTIGFDRLFDLAETAQRATEDNYPPYNIERLAEDRYQIALAVAGFSPDEISVTAEQNVLTIEGNKVEKADRDYLYQGISTRRFRRQFSLADHVLVKNAAFDNGLLKIELAREIPEAMKPRRIAINATQPNRPQQLESAAA; encoded by the coding sequence ATGCGCACGTACGATTTCTCTCCCCTCTTCCGGTCGACGATCGGGTTCGACCGTCTCTTCGATCTGGCCGAGACCGCTCAGCGGGCCACCGAAGACAACTACCCGCCCTACAACATCGAACGACTTGCCGAAGATCGCTACCAGATAGCACTCGCGGTCGCAGGCTTCTCACCGGACGAGATCTCGGTTACGGCCGAGCAGAACGTCCTGACGATCGAGGGCAACAAGGTCGAAAAAGCAGACCGCGACTATCTCTATCAAGGTATCTCGACCCGTCGATTCAGGCGGCAATTCAGTTTGGCGGACCATGTCCTGGTGAAGAACGCCGCGTTCGACAATGGTCTGCTCAAGATCGAGCTGGCACGCGAAATTCCGGAAGCCATGAAGCCGCGGCGGATCGCGATCAACGCAACGCAGCCGAACCGGCCGCAACAGCTCGAATCAGCTGCAGCGTGA